A genomic segment from Sorangium aterium encodes:
- a CDS encoding MXAN_6577-like cysteine-rich protein: protein MWILGWLAGVGVCSAPMVGCSSSESTQEETSATSGSTTTSTASATGGDAGSGGDVQGGTGGLGGAGGQGGSGDGGAGGTGAAGGLGGAGGQGGSGDGGAGGTGGAGGLGGAGGQGGSGDGGAGGQGGASEPPCPPTQTFCDPACVDTQTDSMNCGACGTTCKAGSTCHAGACTCPLAGQTYCDPLCVNTKLDQFNCGACGNTCGGGSFCTAGECTCNAGLAYCGSRCVNLSNDESNCGGCGTACNDGQNCITGICR from the coding sequence ATGTGGATCCTGGGTTGGCTGGCGGGCGTGGGCGTCTGTTCGGCACCGATGGTCGGATGTAGCAGCAGCGAGAGCACCCAGGAGGAGACGAGCGCCACGTCAGGCTCCACCACCACGAGCACGGCCAGCGCTACCGGCGGGGACGCGGGGAGTGGTGGAGACGTGCAGGGGGGCACGGGCGGGCTCGGGGGCGCCGGAGGGCAAGGCGGGAGCGGTGACGGCGGCGCGGGTGGCACCGGCGCTGCGGGCGGGCTCGGGGGCGCTGGAGGGCAAGGCGGGAGCGGTGACGGCGGCGCAGGTGGCACCGGCGGGGCGGGCGGGCTCGGGGGCGCCGGAGGGCAAGGCGGGAGCGGTGACGGCGGCGCGGGGGGGCAGGGTGGGGCCAGCGAACCTCCGTGTCCCCCGACCCAGACGTTCTGTGATCCCGCGTGCGTCGATACGCAGACGGACAGCATGAACTGTGGGGCTTGCGGCACCACGTGCAAAGCGGGCTCGACCTGCCATGCCGGCGCCTGCACATGCCCGCTGGCGGGGCAGACCTACTGCGATCCGCTCTGCGTCAACACGAAGCTCGATCAGTTCAACTGCGGCGCGTGCGGCAACACATGCGGCGGCGGCTCCTTCTGCACCGCCGGCGAGTGCACGTGCAATGCGGGGCTGGCGTACTGCGGTAGCCGATGCGTGAATCTCAGCAACGACGAGAGCAACTGCGGAGGATGCGGTACGGCCTGCAACGATGGACAGAACTGCATCACGGGTATCTGCCGCTAA
- a CDS encoding GMC oxidoreductase, which translates to MDFDVDFAIVGSGFGGSVSALRLTEKGYSVTVLECGKRWRKEDFPKTNWNVRKFLWAPRLLCHGIQRLTLLRDTLILSGAGVGGGSLVYANTLLVPPPEAFTSPGWPAGMSWRDELMPFYELAKRMLGVTANPKLWPADRQLRQIADEMGRGDTFHVASVGVLFAKEGEQEGQRVPDPFFGGEGPDRATCVHCGGCMVGCRFGAKNTLDLNYLYLAEKKGCTIQPETMVTAIDALPGGGYELTLERSTALLRKRRRRLRARAVVLSAGVLGTVKLLLKARAEGRLPRLSPQLGHYVRTNSEVILGVTASDDRVDYSRGIAITSGIYPDARTHIEPVRYPAGSDVMGALGTVLTDDAPGLPRWLRWLGRRLLHPIDLISGLLPFKFARRSTILLVMQTLDNYMQLVWQRGGMTTRRPPDQPKPPAYIPVANEVGKRLAVLMDGTPRNAINEAVLNVPTTAHILGGCAIAESPERGVIDERNQVFGHEGLYVVDGSMVPSNLGVNPSLTITAMAERAMSKLPPKRDNPAF; encoded by the coding sequence ATGGATTTCGACGTCGACTTTGCCATCGTGGGTTCCGGCTTCGGCGGCAGCGTCTCGGCGCTGCGCCTCACCGAGAAGGGCTACAGCGTCACCGTGCTCGAGTGCGGCAAGCGCTGGCGCAAGGAGGATTTCCCGAAGACCAACTGGAATGTACGGAAGTTCCTCTGGGCGCCCAGGCTGCTCTGTCACGGCATCCAGCGGCTGACGCTGCTCAGGGACACGCTCATCCTCTCGGGCGCGGGCGTGGGCGGCGGCTCGCTGGTCTACGCCAACACCTTGCTGGTGCCCCCGCCCGAGGCCTTCACCAGCCCCGGCTGGCCGGCCGGTATGAGCTGGCGCGACGAGCTGATGCCCTTCTACGAGCTCGCGAAGCGCATGCTCGGCGTGACAGCGAACCCGAAGCTGTGGCCGGCCGACCGGCAGCTCCGGCAGATCGCCGACGAGATGGGCCGGGGGGACACGTTCCACGTCGCCAGCGTGGGCGTCCTCTTCGCGAAGGAGGGCGAGCAGGAAGGGCAGCGCGTGCCGGACCCGTTCTTCGGCGGCGAGGGCCCCGACCGCGCCACGTGCGTCCACTGCGGCGGCTGCATGGTGGGCTGCCGCTTCGGCGCCAAGAACACGCTCGACCTCAACTACCTTTATCTGGCCGAGAAGAAGGGCTGTACCATCCAGCCCGAGACGATGGTCACCGCCATCGACGCGCTCCCGGGCGGCGGCTACGAGCTCACCCTGGAGCGCTCCACCGCGCTGCTCAGGAAGCGCCGCCGCAGGCTCCGGGCGCGCGCGGTCGTGCTCAGCGCCGGCGTGCTGGGCACGGTGAAGCTCCTTCTGAAGGCGAGGGCCGAGGGCCGGTTACCCCGTCTCTCCCCGCAGCTCGGCCATTACGTGCGCACCAACAGCGAGGTCATCCTCGGGGTGACGGCCAGCGACGATCGGGTCGACTACTCCCGTGGCATCGCGATCACGAGCGGCATCTACCCCGACGCGCGCACGCACATCGAGCCGGTGCGATACCCGGCCGGCTCCGACGTGATGGGCGCGCTGGGCACGGTGCTCACCGACGACGCGCCGGGCCTGCCGCGCTGGCTGCGCTGGCTGGGGCGGCGGCTGCTCCACCCCATCGACCTGATCTCGGGGCTCCTGCCGTTCAAATTCGCCAGGCGCTCCACGATCCTCCTCGTGATGCAGACGCTGGACAATTACATGCAGCTCGTCTGGCAACGCGGCGGCATGACCACCCGCAGGCCGCCCGACCAGCCGAAGCCGCCGGCGTACATCCCCGTCGCCAACGAGGTCGGCAAGCGGCTCGCCGTGCTGATGGACGGCACCCCGCGCAACGCCATCAACGAAGCGGTGCTCAACGTGCCGACCACGGCGCACATCCTCGGCGGCTGCGCCATCGCCGAGAGCCCCGAGCGCGGGGTGATCGATGAGCGCAACCAGGTGTTCGGCCACGAGGGCCTCTATGTGGTCGACGGCTCGATGGTGCCCTCGAACCTGGGCGTGAACCCGTCGCTCACCATCACCGCCATGGCCGAACGGGCGATGAGCAAGCTGCCCCCGAAGCGCGACAACCCCGCCTTCTAG
- a CDS encoding DUF1552 domain-containing protein translates to MRRAAFSRRNFLRTATGLCVALPFLEATHGDVWAANGRARRFIVFFSHGGTITSRHASGEKGDPWKPGAWSMLDLWAPGDEGSALEALGEEMAPLEAHKGDLTLLRGVDDAAGMLQGDYGGHHGCSNATVLTCADTTSGGDDARALDPSIDQVIAQRLAGESPAPFSSIDLMVDGHNYGEPLYNAAGEQVSSEKDPTSAFDRLFQDVTETGAGPTPEQLRLRAHRKSVLDGVSEHLSALKGRVSAADRHLLDAHAEHIRSLEKKLEGLANLAACTKPDVGGAPVYQGYGSYTGGGIKEAAPLLVDVLLHAFRCGLTHVATFQVADVLTSWLPQPYSTDLGHSLGHAGLDVGPSGAEPDRLEDWRATILANRNWRMELFARLLDGLKSTPEGDGTMLDNSVVLFTSEFGCGGGHSPRDIPVLLAGKAGGRWPGGRHVNYNKRASADPTQSEYETDASMHNVYTSILRAFGSEDEHFGNETAYRKGPLAELP, encoded by the coding sequence ATGCGCCGCGCCGCTTTCAGCCGAAGGAATTTCCTCCGCACCGCGACCGGTCTGTGCGTCGCCCTGCCGTTCCTCGAGGCGACCCATGGGGACGTCTGGGCCGCGAACGGCAGGGCCAGGCGGTTCATCGTGTTCTTCAGCCACGGCGGCACGATCACGTCCCGCCACGCCTCCGGGGAGAAGGGGGATCCCTGGAAGCCGGGCGCCTGGAGCATGCTCGACCTCTGGGCGCCCGGCGACGAGGGGTCGGCGCTCGAGGCCCTCGGCGAAGAGATGGCGCCGCTCGAGGCCCACAAGGGCGACCTCACCCTGCTCCGCGGCGTCGACGACGCCGCCGGGATGCTCCAGGGAGACTACGGCGGTCACCACGGCTGCTCCAACGCGACCGTGCTCACCTGCGCCGATACGACCTCGGGAGGCGACGACGCCAGGGCGCTCGACCCATCGATCGATCAGGTGATCGCGCAGCGGCTCGCCGGCGAGAGCCCGGCGCCGTTCTCGTCGATCGATCTCATGGTCGACGGGCACAACTACGGAGAGCCGCTGTACAACGCGGCGGGCGAGCAGGTGTCCAGCGAGAAGGACCCGACGAGCGCCTTCGACCGGCTCTTCCAGGATGTCACGGAGACCGGGGCGGGTCCGACGCCCGAACAGCTCCGGCTCCGCGCCCACCGGAAGAGCGTGCTCGACGGTGTGAGCGAGCACCTCTCGGCCCTGAAGGGGCGCGTGAGCGCGGCCGACAGGCACCTGCTCGACGCGCACGCCGAGCACATCCGGAGCCTGGAGAAGAAGCTCGAGGGCCTCGCCAACCTGGCGGCCTGCACGAAGCCGGACGTCGGCGGAGCGCCCGTGTACCAGGGATACGGATCCTACACGGGAGGGGGGATCAAGGAGGCCGCTCCCCTGCTGGTCGACGTCCTCCTGCATGCGTTCCGGTGCGGCCTTACGCACGTGGCCACCTTCCAGGTCGCCGACGTTTTGACGAGCTGGCTGCCCCAGCCCTACAGCACCGACCTCGGCCACAGCCTCGGCCATGCCGGCCTCGACGTCGGCCCGAGCGGCGCGGAGCCCGACAGGCTCGAGGACTGGCGCGCGACCATCCTCGCGAACCGCAACTGGCGTATGGAGCTCTTCGCACGCCTGCTCGACGGGCTGAAGAGCACCCCCGAGGGCGACGGCACGATGCTCGACAACAGCGTCGTGCTCTTCACGAGCGAGTTCGGGTGCGGAGGCGGGCACTCGCCCCGCGATATCCCCGTCCTGCTCGCCGGCAAGGCAGGCGGCAGGTGGCCTGGCGGCCGCCACGTCAACTACAACAAGCGCGCGAGCGCGGATCCCACCCAGTCCGAGTACGAGACAGACGCCTCGATGCACAACGTCTACACATCGATCCTGCGCGCCTTCGGCTCCGAAGACGAGCACTTCGGAAATGAAACGGCGTACAGGAAGGGCCCGCTCGCGGAGCTGCCGTGA
- a CDS encoding DUF1592 domain-containing protein: MKRTKPSRVRPLDVLDRVTAPGRRATAAAGAVVLAASHLLSGCVGDLGGDRGGSPSASGLVDVAPAGMRRMTPEQFTSSMRDLFGDPGLELDLDPDAGEVASLLAVDKLNAAAEAIVARRASWGTRVFPCDTGGPEDEACVDSFVRTFGRRAFRRTLDEAEVAMLKGQYARAREEQSFEDALLVVLETMIQSPDVYYFVELGRDGDGSEPLASGVRTLTGWERASRLSYFLWNTTPDDALLDAAESGALDTAEGVRAQAERLLSNDRARATARRFFADWLELDGTNKHASLESAPKSPEIYPEDSPALRAAMRTELEALAERVLFEGDGRFESLLTTTDAYVNGPLAALYGVEGPADERTFSWVSLPRDQRAGIFTRAGFLSVFGSIEVKSPIRRGAYILEQVLCRPLGPPPPNASDVPVKGGAVEENGEVVHRTIRQDVEAKTSSGTCASCHRIINPIGFAFEHYDALGRWQSQEAGGDAQAPYKLDIDARGSLPALAPDEDGVEVDGGVGMSAALAASPAARACLTKRFFRTALRRVPIDQDLASIEAATPTPESGGSMRDLILSLTTSNAFLHLRQKEE, encoded by the coding sequence ATGAAGCGAACGAAGCCCAGCCGCGTGAGACCCCTCGACGTCCTCGATAGAGTCACCGCGCCAGGGCGGCGCGCGACGGCTGCCGCCGGCGCGGTTGTCCTCGCGGCGTCCCACCTGCTCTCGGGCTGCGTCGGCGACCTCGGAGGCGACCGCGGCGGGTCGCCGAGCGCGAGCGGGCTGGTCGACGTCGCTCCAGCGGGGATGCGCCGGATGACGCCGGAGCAGTTCACGAGCTCGATGCGCGACCTGTTCGGCGATCCGGGGCTCGAGCTCGACCTCGACCCGGACGCGGGAGAGGTCGCCTCGCTGCTCGCCGTGGACAAGCTCAACGCCGCGGCGGAGGCGATCGTCGCGCGGCGCGCGTCGTGGGGGACACGGGTGTTCCCGTGCGACACGGGCGGCCCGGAAGACGAGGCGTGTGTGGACAGCTTCGTGCGGACGTTCGGGCGCCGCGCCTTCCGGCGCACGCTCGACGAGGCCGAGGTCGCGATGCTCAAGGGCCAGTACGCCCGGGCGCGGGAGGAGCAGTCGTTCGAGGACGCCCTCCTCGTCGTGCTCGAGACCATGATCCAGTCGCCCGACGTCTATTACTTCGTCGAGCTCGGCCGCGACGGGGACGGGAGCGAGCCGCTCGCCTCGGGCGTCCGTACGCTCACGGGCTGGGAGCGGGCGTCGCGCCTGTCGTATTTCCTCTGGAACACGACGCCGGACGACGCGCTGCTCGACGCCGCGGAGTCCGGCGCGCTCGACACGGCGGAGGGCGTGCGCGCCCAGGCGGAGCGGCTCCTCTCGAACGACCGCGCCCGCGCCACGGCGAGGCGCTTCTTCGCGGATTGGCTGGAGCTCGACGGCACGAACAAGCACGCTTCGCTCGAGAGCGCGCCGAAGAGCCCCGAGATCTATCCCGAGGATTCACCGGCGCTGCGCGCTGCCATGCGCACCGAGCTCGAGGCCCTCGCGGAGCGCGTGCTCTTCGAGGGGGACGGCAGGTTCGAGTCGTTGCTCACGACGACGGACGCCTATGTGAACGGGCCCCTCGCCGCGCTCTACGGGGTGGAGGGCCCCGCCGACGAGCGCACGTTCTCGTGGGTCTCCCTCCCCCGCGATCAGCGCGCGGGGATCTTCACGCGGGCGGGCTTCCTGAGCGTGTTCGGCAGCATCGAGGTCAAATCGCCGATCCGCCGCGGCGCGTACATCCTGGAGCAGGTGCTCTGCCGCCCCCTCGGCCCGCCGCCCCCCAACGCGAGCGACGTGCCGGTCAAGGGCGGAGCCGTCGAGGAAAACGGCGAGGTGGTGCACAGGACGATCCGTCAGGACGTCGAGGCCAAGACGTCGAGCGGCACCTGCGCGAGCTGCCACAGGATCATCAACCCGATCGGCTTCGCGTTCGAGCATTACGACGCGCTCGGACGATGGCAGTCGCAGGAGGCGGGCGGGGACGCGCAGGCACCCTACAAACTCGACATCGACGCACGCGGCAGCCTCCCTGCGCTCGCTCCGGACGAAGATGGCGTGGAGGTTGACGGCGGCGTCGGGATGTCGGCGGCCCTCGCGGCGAGCCCCGCGGCGCGCGCTTGCCTCACGAAGCGCTTCTTCCGGACGGCGCTCCGGCGCGTCCCGATCGACCAGGATCTCGCGTCGATCGAGGCGGCCACGCCGACGCCCGAGAGCGGCGGCAGCATGCGTGATCTCATCCTCTCCCTCACGACCAGCAATGCCTTCTTGCACCTGCGCCAGAAGGAGGAGTGA
- a CDS encoding right-handed parallel beta-helix repeat-containing protein, with product MTGLLLAAGCTGELGGTTYADGGPAPLPPPVVNIPPIHVDCSHVGSGKDYQVGPGKAFEAIGDVPLESLVAGDTVRIFWRAEGYHEKIMLGGQGTAEQPIRLCGVPGPNGELPVIDGEDATTRPELDFPFDGHQVRGVVIVGHKHDDAYELEPTHITIEGLEIKNAAPPHGFTDKSGSRATYADFAAGVFVERGDHVTIRACEVHDNANGLFVGTAGGDILTTNVLIESNYIHDNGLDDYNEHNVYNEASNVIYQFNRFGPTRGGHGNNIKERSAGVVIRYNWIEDGAHLIDLVDAQEATDSVALPSFHETFIYGNVLLRNGYGPSMIHYGGDSGETEYYRKGTLHFFANTVFVNNDDYEDYDRSSMFEASTNDERIDARNNVFASSLEPTELRAVTFLGDRDGVAAGALTLSGNWVTNGWLPFDPVREVVKVVGRVDGLDASIFGVDPAFASEADHDFMPAASAPLIGAGASLDGLPPVEHQYTPHQQARARNDGASFTIGAFGR from the coding sequence GTGACCGGATTGCTCCTCGCCGCCGGTTGCACCGGCGAGCTTGGCGGAACGACGTATGCCGACGGCGGTCCGGCGCCGCTCCCTCCGCCCGTCGTGAACATTCCGCCGATTCACGTCGATTGCAGCCACGTCGGAAGCGGCAAGGATTACCAGGTCGGCCCTGGCAAGGCGTTCGAGGCGATCGGCGACGTCCCGCTCGAATCGCTCGTCGCCGGCGACACGGTGCGCATCTTCTGGCGTGCCGAGGGGTACCACGAGAAGATCATGCTCGGGGGCCAGGGGACGGCCGAGCAGCCGATCCGGCTCTGTGGCGTTCCGGGGCCGAACGGCGAGCTGCCGGTGATCGACGGTGAGGACGCGACCACCCGGCCCGAGCTCGATTTCCCCTTCGACGGCCACCAGGTGCGGGGGGTCGTGATCGTGGGTCACAAACACGACGACGCGTACGAGCTCGAGCCCACCCACATCACGATCGAGGGGCTCGAGATCAAGAACGCAGCGCCCCCCCACGGGTTCACCGACAAGTCGGGGTCTCGGGCGACCTACGCGGATTTCGCGGCCGGCGTCTTCGTGGAGCGCGGCGATCACGTGACCATCCGCGCCTGCGAGGTGCACGACAACGCCAATGGCCTCTTCGTCGGCACGGCCGGCGGGGATATCCTGACAACGAACGTGCTCATCGAGTCGAACTACATCCACGACAACGGCCTCGATGATTACAACGAGCACAACGTCTACAACGAGGCCTCGAACGTCATCTACCAGTTCAACCGCTTCGGCCCCACGCGCGGCGGCCACGGCAACAACATCAAGGAGCGCTCGGCCGGCGTGGTGATCCGGTACAACTGGATCGAGGACGGCGCCCACCTGATCGACCTCGTGGACGCGCAGGAGGCGACCGACTCGGTCGCGTTGCCGTCGTTCCACGAGACGTTCATTTACGGCAACGTGCTCCTGCGCAACGGCTACGGCCCGTCCATGATCCACTATGGCGGGGACAGCGGGGAGACCGAGTACTACAGGAAGGGCACGCTCCACTTCTTCGCCAACACCGTCTTCGTCAACAACGACGACTACGAGGACTACGATCGCTCTTCGATGTTCGAGGCCTCGACCAACGACGAGCGGATCGACGCCCGCAACAACGTGTTCGCCAGCAGCCTGGAGCCGACCGAGCTCCGCGCGGTGACCTTCCTCGGGGACCGCGACGGTGTGGCCGCCGGGGCACTCACCCTGTCCGGGAACTGGGTGACGAACGGATGGCTGCCGTTCGATCCGGTCCGGGAGGTGGTGAAGGTGGTCGGGCGGGTGGACGGCCTGGACGCCTCGATCTTCGGCGTCGATCCGGCGTTCGCGTCGGAGGCAGACCACGACTTCATGCCGGCCGCGAGCGCGCCGCTCATCGGCGCTGGCGCCTCGCTCGACGGCCTCCCGCCGGTGGAGCACCAGTACACGCCGCACCAGCAGGCCAGGGCGCGCAACGACGGCGCGAGCTTCACGATCGGCGCGTTCGGGCGGTAG
- a CDS encoding multicopper oxidase family protein, protein MSSARFAGEVAVTLSLAGLLAGCGAEEPPPDLRQPAGWDDALRLPDAEDHDPAPDVVEVHLEAKVAEIEVVPGLTTEVWTYNGMLPGPTIRAKKGDRVVVKFENHLPEATTVHWHGLRVPAAMDGTQHVQEPIEPGEGFEYSFTVPDAGTFWYHPHLRSSAQVGAGLYGAFVVEEAAEEAPLGDELLLVMSDIGIEEDGSLTAADESGWFGDYFGREGSRVLVNGKILPTVAAREGVPQRWRVVNAARSRYFRFAVPGQPLVSIGGDGGLSESPLPVDEVTLAPGERAELYLLPVEGRSVVIPLLDANRFHLPSENDPKDLMRLELADEPPGRGASALPERLAEIASIDTTGAQRQAVEFMEQGDADGAVLGINGQTGGSLMFSAKTNTVEMWTLTNTTNYDHPFHLHGFFFQVLDIDGAGPPVRAWRDTVSLVPGETVRIAIPFDDRAGMWMFHCHILDHADLGMMAMLHLMP, encoded by the coding sequence GTGTCCTCGGCACGCTTTGCCGGAGAGGTTGCGGTCACCCTGTCGCTCGCGGGCCTGCTCGCGGGGTGCGGCGCGGAAGAGCCGCCGCCGGACCTCCGGCAGCCGGCGGGCTGGGACGACGCGCTGCGGCTGCCGGACGCCGAGGATCACGACCCCGCGCCCGACGTTGTCGAGGTGCACCTCGAGGCCAAGGTGGCCGAGATCGAGGTGGTCCCAGGCCTCACGACCGAGGTCTGGACCTACAACGGGATGCTCCCCGGTCCGACGATCCGCGCGAAGAAGGGCGATCGCGTGGTGGTGAAGTTCGAGAACCACCTGCCCGAGGCGACGACGGTCCACTGGCATGGTCTGCGCGTGCCGGCGGCCATGGATGGGACGCAGCACGTGCAGGAGCCCATCGAGCCGGGCGAGGGCTTCGAGTACTCCTTCACCGTGCCGGACGCGGGCACCTTCTGGTACCACCCGCACCTTCGCTCGAGCGCCCAGGTCGGCGCGGGCCTCTACGGCGCGTTCGTGGTCGAGGAGGCCGCGGAGGAGGCGCCGCTCGGCGACGAGCTGCTGCTCGTGATGAGCGACATCGGCATCGAGGAAGACGGCTCGCTCACCGCCGCCGACGAGAGCGGATGGTTCGGCGATTACTTCGGGCGCGAGGGGTCGAGGGTCCTGGTCAACGGGAAGATCCTGCCGACGGTCGCGGCGCGGGAGGGCGTTCCGCAGCGCTGGCGGGTGGTCAACGCCGCGCGCAGCCGGTACTTCCGCTTCGCCGTGCCGGGCCAGCCGCTCGTGAGCATCGGTGGAGATGGGGGCCTCTCGGAGAGCCCGCTACCGGTGGACGAGGTGACGCTCGCCCCGGGGGAGCGCGCCGAGCTCTACCTGCTGCCCGTCGAGGGCCGGTCGGTGGTGATCCCGCTCCTGGACGCGAATCGATTCCACCTGCCGAGCGAGAACGATCCCAAGGACCTCATGCGCCTCGAGCTGGCCGACGAGCCTCCGGGGCGCGGCGCGTCGGCGCTTCCCGAGCGACTGGCAGAGATCGCCTCGATCGACACCACGGGCGCGCAGCGGCAGGCGGTGGAGTTCATGGAGCAGGGCGACGCCGACGGAGCGGTGCTCGGGATCAACGGCCAGACAGGCGGCTCTCTCATGTTCTCTGCGAAGACGAACACGGTCGAGATGTGGACGCTGACGAACACCACCAACTACGATCACCCGTTCCACCTGCACGGGTTCTTCTTTCAGGTGCTCGACATCGACGGCGCTGGGCCGCCCGTGCGCGCATGGCGCGATACCGTCAGCCTGGTGCCTGGAGAGACCGTGCGGATCGCGATTCCGTTCGACGACCGCGCCGGCATGTGGATGTTCCACTGTCACATCCTCGACCACGCGGATCTGGGGATGATGGCGATGCTCCACCTGATGCCGTGA
- a CDS encoding alkaline phosphatase D family protein translates to MLKRRDFLRATLVTAGALVVPACGGDPETINPVDNERELADGSGFFPQSVASGDPRPGSVVLWTRVQDGAEDLDLEVEVATDAGFAQRVALDAGQAKVKALARHDHCVKVKVRGLAAGTVYYYRFIYVKGETSYASRVGRTKTAPAEGADVKVRFAYVSCQDYVGRYYNPYLALAQEELDFFVHLGDYIYETDGDPSFQSTSGRRVVFTDVAGSISLGDGDGAYHAARSLDNYRELYRTYRSDANLQKVHESFPMIATWDDHEFSNDCFGATATYFDGRQDETDADRRKAANQAWFEYQPVDYGDDVELDPGASLPDEFHIYRDFVFGRHVHLVMTDLRSYRPDHLIPEDAFPGRVALDQPKLVAELGEVPAAALPYVDVETYGDGIYAPVLIGAAEAVGYDPAEVTGNISVAFINEIVAAANEGLPADMQIPLIDPAEAGLERGIAYVDFGKINAYGMIGTRYFTAKDTFDIYAAIRYKETQGASEDMMGAEQEAWFLDTMEGSKATWKVWGNEFCLVQLAVDLSPYSLPAQFKRSFYLTTDAWDGFRNKRDELLERLVGLGGVVAITGDVHAFYAGTPGPSGDPTKKIVELVGGSVSSASFREILTSQVASDPTLRGLPGAAALALSIDSLLTSAETKINPHLAHANSNAHGYVVVEASGQELVADMRSIKGAEAQTDYSGRIDDLKISSTRFRALPGESELYMDDKGTWKRWDPSTQAWV, encoded by the coding sequence ATGCTGAAGCGCAGAGATTTCCTCCGAGCCACGCTCGTCACCGCCGGCGCGCTGGTCGTCCCGGCTTGCGGCGGCGACCCCGAGACGATCAACCCGGTCGATAACGAGCGCGAGCTCGCAGACGGCTCCGGGTTCTTCCCCCAGTCGGTCGCCTCCGGCGATCCGCGCCCCGGCAGCGTCGTCCTCTGGACCCGCGTGCAGGACGGCGCAGAGGATCTCGATCTCGAGGTCGAGGTCGCCACCGACGCCGGGTTCGCGCAGCGGGTGGCGCTCGACGCCGGACAGGCGAAGGTGAAGGCGCTCGCGAGGCACGATCACTGCGTGAAGGTGAAGGTCCGCGGCCTCGCGGCGGGCACGGTCTACTACTACCGATTCATCTACGTGAAGGGCGAGACCAGCTATGCGTCTCGCGTGGGGCGCACCAAGACCGCCCCGGCCGAGGGGGCCGACGTCAAGGTCCGCTTCGCCTACGTGTCTTGCCAGGATTACGTGGGGCGGTACTACAACCCCTACCTGGCGCTCGCCCAGGAGGAGCTCGATTTCTTCGTCCACCTCGGCGATTACATCTACGAGACGGACGGCGATCCCAGCTTCCAGAGCACGAGCGGGCGCCGCGTCGTCTTCACCGACGTGGCCGGCAGCATCTCCCTCGGTGACGGCGACGGCGCCTACCACGCGGCGAGATCGCTCGATAACTACCGCGAGCTCTACAGGACGTACCGCTCCGACGCGAACCTCCAGAAGGTCCACGAGAGCTTCCCGATGATCGCCACGTGGGACGATCACGAGTTCTCGAACGACTGCTTCGGCGCCACGGCCACGTATTTCGACGGCCGGCAGGACGAGACCGACGCGGACCGCCGCAAGGCCGCGAACCAGGCCTGGTTCGAGTACCAGCCCGTCGATTACGGCGACGATGTGGAGCTCGACCCGGGCGCCTCGCTCCCGGACGAATTCCACATCTACCGCGACTTCGTGTTCGGCCGGCACGTCCACCTGGTGATGACCGATCTACGCAGCTACCGGCCGGATCACCTCATCCCCGAGGACGCTTTCCCCGGCAGGGTCGCGCTCGATCAGCCGAAGCTCGTGGCCGAGCTCGGGGAGGTGCCCGCGGCCGCCCTGCCCTACGTGGACGTGGAGACCTACGGCGACGGCATCTATGCGCCGGTCCTCATCGGGGCCGCGGAGGCCGTGGGCTACGATCCCGCCGAGGTGACGGGGAATATCAGCGTCGCCTTCATCAACGAGATCGTCGCCGCCGCCAACGAGGGCCTGCCGGCGGACATGCAGATCCCGCTCATCGACCCCGCGGAAGCGGGCCTGGAGCGGGGCATCGCCTACGTGGATTTCGGCAAGATCAACGCGTACGGCATGATCGGTACGCGCTACTTCACGGCCAAGGACACCTTCGATATCTACGCTGCCATCCGCTACAAGGAGACGCAGGGCGCGAGCGAGGACATGATGGGCGCCGAGCAGGAGGCCTGGTTCCTCGACACCATGGAAGGCTCGAAGGCGACCTGGAAGGTCTGGGGCAACGAGTTCTGCCTCGTCCAGCTCGCCGTCGATCTCAGCCCCTATTCCCTCCCCGCCCAGTTCAAGCGCAGCTTCTATCTGACCACCGACGCCTGGGACGGCTTCCGCAACAAGCGGGACGAGCTGCTCGAGAGGCTCGTCGGGCTGGGGGGCGTCGTGGCGATCACCGGCGACGTCCACGCCTTCTACGCGGGGACGCCCGGCCCGAGCGGCGATCCCACGAAGAAGATCGTCGAGCTCGTGGGCGGTTCCGTCTCCTCGGCGTCCTTCCGCGAGATCCTGACGAGCCAGGTCGCGAGCGATCCGACGCTGCGCGGGCTCCCGGGCGCCGCGGCGCTCGCCCTCAGCATCGACTCGCTGCTCACGTCGGCAGAGACGAAGATCAACCCGCACCTCGCCCACGCCAACAGCAACGCCCACGGCTATGTGGTGGTCGAGGCGAGCGGGCAAGAGCTCGTCGCCGACATGCGGAGCATCAAGGGCGCCGAAGCGCAGACCGACTACTCGGGGAGGATCGACGATCTGAAGATCAGCAGCACGCGCTTCCGCGCCCTCCCCGGGGAGAGCGAGCTCTACATGGACGACAAAGGCACCTGGAAGCGCTGGGATCCCTCGACGCAGGCATGGGTCTGA